Proteins encoded in a region of the Eretmochelys imbricata isolate rEreImb1 chromosome 10, rEreImb1.hap1, whole genome shotgun sequence genome:
- the STOML1 gene encoding stomatin-like protein 1: protein MSLAFLMMVITFPISTWFVLKIVPAYEQMIVFCLGRIRAPQAPGMVLLLPFIDYWQRVDLRTRAFNVPPGKLTTKDGAMISMGADIQFQVWDPVLSVMMVKDLNAATRMMAQNAMNKTLLKKNLREIQTEKLRIGDQLLLEINDMTKSWGLEVDRVELILEAVLQPSQESLSGPLTMTPPILGFEGLHNTIQQLATHFFSNSVAVAAAASPETDSVVTVNEGEQPAPTITTTSSSSSRRKPSPEELLSALELFLSEFLVGSVRASYQLNIILPSGARRTYFIDLTAGSERIGHGDPECNPDVILEMMENDLQAFFSGELHPLSAYMSGRLRVKGDLSVALKLEELFKAMKQRR, encoded by the exons AtgtctttggccttcctgatgATGGTCATCACCTTCCCCATCTCCACATGGTTTGTCTTGAAA ATAGTCCCTGCTTACGAGCAAATGATTGTATTCTGCTTGGGCCGGATCCGAGCCCCCCAGGCGCCAGGCATGGTCCTGCTGTTGCCGTTCATAGATTACTGGCAACGAGTAGACTTGAGGACAAGAGCCTTTAATGTGCCACCGGGTAAG CTGACCACCAAGGATGGAGCCATGATTTCCATGGGGGCTGATATCCAGTTCCAGGTGTGGGATCCTGTGCTGTCTGTCATGATGGTGAAGGATCTGAATGCAGCCACCCGAATGATGGCCCAAAATGCCATGAACAAGACCCTGCTGAAGAAGAACCTGAGGGAGATCCAGACGGAGAAGCTGCGGATTGGGGACCAGCTCCTG CTTGAAATCAACGACATGACCAAGTCCTGGGGCCTGGAAGTGGATCGGGTTGAGCTGATTTTAGAGGCAGTGCTGCAACCCTCCCAAGAGAGTCTGTCTGGACCTCTGACCATGACACCCCCGATCCTTGGGTTTGAAGGGCTACATAACACCATTCAGCAGCTGGCTACTCACTTCTTTAGCAACAGCgtggcagtggcagcagcagctagTCCTGAGACAG ACAGCGTGGTGACAGTGAATGAGGGAGAACAACCAGCTcctaccatcaccaccaccagtagcagcagcagcaggaggaaacCTAGCCCTGAGGAGTTGCTGTCAGCTCTGGAGCTGTTCTTGTCTGAGTTCTTGGTTGGCTCAGTCAGAGCTTCCTACCAGCTCAACATCATACTTCCGAGTGGTGCGCGGAGAACCTACTTCATAGATCTCACTGCAG GCAGTGAGCGAATTGGCCATGGGGACCCTGAGTGCAACCCTGATGTGATTCTGGAGATGATGGAAAATGACCTGCAGGCTTTCTTCTCAGGTGAACTTCACCCTCTGAGTGCCTACATGAGCGGGAGGTTGCGTGTCAAGGGTGACCTGAGCGTTGCCCTGAAACTAGAGGAGCTCTTCAAGGCAATGAAACAACGTAGATAA